A section of the Patescibacteria group bacterium genome encodes:
- the frr gene encoding ribosome recycling factor encodes METQLLKSAEAKFKATLEHFESELTGVRTGRASAGLVDTIRVEVYGQSMPLKTIATISTPDAKTIQIQPWDQSNLSFIEKAISENPNLGLNPSNDGRVIRIAVPALSEETRIQLIKLVKEKAELANVSLRNGRHEALNTAKTKEKAKVLTQDQVTKLQKAIDSLIDTYNKSVQAIVVKKEQELMSV; translated from the coding sequence CCGAGGCTAAATTCAAAGCCACCCTAGAACACTTCGAGAGTGAGCTGACGGGTGTAAGGACTGGCCGAGCTAGTGCAGGGTTGGTAGACACTATTCGAGTCGAAGTTTACGGCCAGTCGATGCCCTTAAAAACAATCGCAACCATCTCAACCCCAGATGCCAAAACCATTCAAATCCAACCCTGGGATCAGTCTAATTTATCATTTATCGAAAAGGCTATTAGCGAAAATCCAAATCTCGGCCTCAACCCCAGTAACGACGGTAGAGTAATTCGAATTGCTGTCCCTGCTTTATCTGAAGAGACCAGAATCCAACTCATTAAGCTAGTCAAGGAAAAGGCCGAATTGGCTAATGTTAGTTTGCGCAACGGTAGGCATGAAGCCCTTAACACAGCCAAAACCAAAGAAAAAGCTAAAGTGCTTACCCAGGATCAAGTAACTAAGCTCCAAAAGGCGATAGATAGCCTTATTGATACCTACAATAAGAGTGTTCAAGCTATAGTCGTTAAAAAAGAACAGGAACTGATGTCGGTTTAA
- the uppS gene encoding polyprenyl diphosphate synthase, with the protein MAIQAHHNAGLPRHIGFILDGNRRWAKEKGLPKLVGHKKGYENLKTISQACFDKGIEVVSAYIFSTENWNREADEVDYLMGLALKLFKTDLEELMQKNIKVVVSGSRDKLAANILEAMDETISKTKDNTSGIINVCFNYGGQADIVSAVAAIIKNKVDPSKITPQLIRSELSHPELPPVDYIVRTSGEQRLSNFLLWDSAYAELEFVDVHWPGFKLQDLEAVLDEYKSRKRRFGS; encoded by the coding sequence ATGGCCATCCAAGCACACCACAATGCTGGATTACCTCGCCATATTGGGTTTATTTTAGATGGGAATCGTCGGTGGGCGAAAGAAAAAGGGCTACCCAAACTAGTAGGGCACAAAAAGGGCTATGAGAACCTTAAGACGATATCTCAGGCCTGTTTTGACAAAGGAATCGAGGTCGTATCAGCCTATATATTTTCCACTGAAAACTGGAATAGGGAGGCCGATGAAGTAGATTATTTGATGGGGCTAGCTCTTAAGCTATTTAAGACCGACCTAGAAGAGTTGATGCAGAAAAACATCAAGGTGGTAGTTTCTGGTTCTAGGGATAAGCTTGCCGCCAATATCCTGGAGGCCATGGACGAAACTATTTCAAAGACCAAAGATAACACCTCGGGTATTATTAATGTCTGTTTCAATTATGGTGGCCAGGCAGATATTGTATCTGCAGTTGCTGCAATTATTAAAAATAAAGTAGACCCAAGCAAGATAACCCCTCAGCTTATTCGATCTGAGCTGAGCCACCCAGAGCTACCGCCGGTCGATTATATAGTTAGAACTTCTGGCGAACAGCGACTAAGCAACTTTTTGCTCTGGGATAGTGCCTATGCCGAGCTAGAATTTGTCGATGTCCACTGGCCGGGGTTTAAGCTACAAGACCTCGAAGCTGTTCTGGACGAATATAAATCCCGTA